In the genome of Columba livia isolate bColLiv1 breed racing homer chromosome 10, bColLiv1.pat.W.v2, whole genome shotgun sequence, one region contains:
- the LOC102099029 gene encoding secreted frizzled-related protein 5 isoform X2, producing the protein MVAPRSLHHRRSGGPWLLGLLARLLLWGSPGARASYLRRSSSCTPIPHRMALCYDIGYSEMRIPNLLEHETMSEVIQQSSSWLPLLARECHPDARIFLCSLFAPICLDRLIYPCRSLCEAVKRSCAPVMACYGYPWPEILNCNKFPADHELCIAAVSTDENSSSRRMPRASCKDCELEEASTAREILDNLCANDFAVKIRILRKNVTTTISDFDLDPSRVEVLKHGPLLRTEIPGRLQQWLDIDATCVHNIMRGTHAGVFVVSGEVQSDKVVVNKAYAWQKKNRNLHQAVRRWKHHRCPEQAGRKV; encoded by the exons ATGGTCGCCCCTCGCTCGCTCCACCACAGGAGGTCGGGTGGCCCGTGGCTGCTGGGTCTCCTGGCGCggctgctgctctggggctCCCCGGGAGCCCGGGCGAGCTACCTGCGGAGATCCTCCAGCTGCACGCCCATCCCGCACCGCATGGCCTTGTGCTACGATATCGGCTACTCCGAGATGAGGATCCCCAACCTGCTGGAGCACGAGACCATGTCGGAGGTGATCCAGCAGTCCTCCAGCTGGCTGCCCTTGCTGGCCAGGGAGTGCCACCCGGACGCCAGGATTTTCCTCTGCTCCCTCTTTGCACCGATCTGCTTGGACAG GCTCATCTACCCCTGCCGCAGCCTGTGCGAGGCCGTCAAGAGGAGCTGCGCGCCCGTCATGGCTTGTTACGGCTACCCCTGGCCTGAAATCCTGAACTGCAACAAGTTTCCTGCGGATCACGAGCTGTGCATCGCAGCGGTGTCCACCGATGAGAATTCCTCCAGCAGGAGAA TGCCCCGAGCCAGCTGCAAGGACTGCGAGCTGGAGGaggccagcactgccagggagaTCCTGGACAACCTCTGTGCCAACGATTTTG CAGTGAAAATCCGGATCCTGAGGAAGAACGTGACCACCACCATCTCGGACTTCGACCTGGACCCCTCCAGGGTGGAGGTCCTGAAGCACGGCCCGCTCCTCCGAACTGAAATCCCCGGCAGGCTCCAGCAGTGGCTGGACATCGACGCCACCTGCGTCCACAACATCATGAGGGGCACCCACGCGGGCGTCTTCGTTGTGAGTGGTGAAGTACAGAGCGACAAAGTGGTGGTGAACAAGGCCTACGCCTGGCAGAAGAAGAACAGGAACCTGCACCAGGCGGTGCGGAGGTGGAAGCATCACCGCTGCCCCGAACAGGCCGGCCGGAAGGTCTGA
- the LOC102099029 gene encoding secreted frizzled-related protein 5 isoform X1 yields MVAPRSLHHRRSGGPWLLGLLARLLLWGSPGARASYLRRSSSCTPIPHRMALCYDIGYSEMRIPNLLEHETMSEVIQQSSSWLPLLARECHPDARIFLCSLFAPICLDRLIYPCRSLCEAVKRSCAPVMACYGYPWPEILNCNKFPADHELCIAAVSTDENSSSRRTVPRASCKDCELEEASTAREILDNLCANDFAVKIRILRKNVTTTISDFDLDPSRVEVLKHGPLLRTEIPGRLQQWLDIDATCVHNIMRGTHAGVFVVSGEVQSDKVVVNKAYAWQKKNRNLHQAVRRWKHHRCPEQAGRKV; encoded by the exons ATGGTCGCCCCTCGCTCGCTCCACCACAGGAGGTCGGGTGGCCCGTGGCTGCTGGGTCTCCTGGCGCggctgctgctctggggctCCCCGGGAGCCCGGGCGAGCTACCTGCGGAGATCCTCCAGCTGCACGCCCATCCCGCACCGCATGGCCTTGTGCTACGATATCGGCTACTCCGAGATGAGGATCCCCAACCTGCTGGAGCACGAGACCATGTCGGAGGTGATCCAGCAGTCCTCCAGCTGGCTGCCCTTGCTGGCCAGGGAGTGCCACCCGGACGCCAGGATTTTCCTCTGCTCCCTCTTTGCACCGATCTGCTTGGACAG GCTCATCTACCCCTGCCGCAGCCTGTGCGAGGCCGTCAAGAGGAGCTGCGCGCCCGTCATGGCTTGTTACGGCTACCCCTGGCCTGAAATCCTGAACTGCAACAAGTTTCCTGCGGATCACGAGCTGTGCATCGCAGCGGTGTCCACCGATGAGAATTCCTCCAGCAGGAGAA CAGTGCCCCGAGCCAGCTGCAAGGACTGCGAGCTGGAGGaggccagcactgccagggagaTCCTGGACAACCTCTGTGCCAACGATTTTG CAGTGAAAATCCGGATCCTGAGGAAGAACGTGACCACCACCATCTCGGACTTCGACCTGGACCCCTCCAGGGTGGAGGTCCTGAAGCACGGCCCGCTCCTCCGAACTGAAATCCCCGGCAGGCTCCAGCAGTGGCTGGACATCGACGCCACCTGCGTCCACAACATCATGAGGGGCACCCACGCGGGCGTCTTCGTTGTGAGTGGTGAAGTACAGAGCGACAAAGTGGTGGTGAACAAGGCCTACGCCTGGCAGAAGAAGAACAGGAACCTGCACCAGGCGGTGCGGAGGTGGAAGCATCACCGCTGCCCCGAACAGGCCGGCCGGAAGGTCTGA